The Fusarium poae strain DAOMC 252244 chromosome 2, whole genome shotgun sequence nucleotide sequence CCTTGAATTGTCCGTCTGTGATAAAACTATCCTAAAAGCATATGTATATAAACTCATGAAACTACCAACTACCACTTCCAAACAGCACAAAAAACCAGTTTCGGCCAACTATATTAAAACATATATAAACCAAATTCAACACAAAGCCCTCTCAATACCGCTACAATGGGAAGAATCGATATGGACCTCGACCTCACTGGCCTAGCCACTCTGGCTTCCAAGCTCAACCTTGACTGTCCAGAATCTTTCGAAAATCCAAGAAGCATTGCTCGCTACCAAAAATACCCCTTCGCTCGGTTTAACCACGACGAAGATCAGCCTGATGTCATTGACAAGAGCAGTGCCGAGTATCGCGTGCGCCTCGCTGAGGTTATTCGCGCTCTCGACGACGCCTATGAAAAGACGTATACAAAATACCAAGCCCGCAAGGCTGACTACATTGCAGAGCTGGAGGGAGACGAACAGCGAATGTGGAACCGTTATATTCTTGACCCAGCCTACAAGAAGTCGCCCATCGAAGGTGCCAAGATCACCGGCTTTGACCGCATCAGCTTTCACGACAAATTTGTCAAAGAAACCCGCGACTACAGTGACCTTCAGGACCTACAGTGTCAGGTATACTACATTGGAAGGCTTCTCCGAATTGGGCGCATGGAGAAGGCTCGGCTGGACGGTTCTGACTCTTTTGTTCATCTTCGTAACGAGTGGGCGGATATGGCTGGTAATGAGGTTGACGATGTCTCTGTTGATAGTCACCTTGACGATGGCTCCCAAACTTGGTCTCGTTCCACTTTCCGCAACATCATCTATGATTAGGAATCGAGTCAGTGGAAGGATGCTGAGCAATCTGTGCTCTATGAAGATATTAGGGGTTAGACGAGAACAAGCATTAGAATAATCACAAAATCACTGTACTAAAAGGCTCAAGTTTAACCCAAACAAAGCTCTATTCCATTCGCCGTCTAGCGGCATTCTATCAATATTTAGAACAAGAGAACCCCTGGTCTTTCCATCTGGTCCCTTGATGCGAAACCTATTCAATGTACAAGAACAAAAACTTAAGCTCAATCAAACCGCTGCTGTGTCGTGTCGTAGTTGCTCTAGTTGCGAGCAAAGGGAGTGGGAGTAGGGACCACGACGGGCTCCTCAGGGGCAACGGGAGGAGGAGCAATAGGAGCAGCAGGAGGAGTGAAGACGGGGGCTCCAGGGACGGGAGTAGGAACCACAGGAGGAGGAGTGGGAACAACGGGAGGAGTAGGCACTGATGAGACTTGTTAGTAAAGTTTTACATATTGATGAAAGTCTTGCTTGCGGTGTAACTTACATCCACTGCCAGGCTGGCCGCCAACAGGGGGGCTGGGAGGCATGGGAGGAGGAACTGGCAACCAACCGCCAGGACCTCCGGGGGCACCAGGGGCTCCAGCTCCGGGACCACCGGGACCTCCGGGTCCGCCAGGTCCGACTCCGGGAAGAGTGCCGTTCATAGGAGGGGGAGGGAAGAAACCTCCAGGAGGGCCGTCTATACGAATATTAGTACATTATACGAAATCCTCTGAGAGTGTAACTCACGGGGAGGGAAAGGAGCAGCCACGGCAAGGGGAGCCACAGCGGCGAGGACAAAGGCAAGGAATCCGGACTTCATCTTGGTAGTTGTGTATAAGAGATAGTGACAGAAAAAGATGGTTTTTGTTGTTGTGCTGGTTTTCTGGATAGAGAAGGCAGATGGCAGTTGACGACTTATAGACTTTTATAACGTGACGAGACCGGCTCAAGAACAAACAAGGATAAGAGATGGACAACGACAGATGGGTCACAGACCAGGGAGTTGTTGATAAGAATAGAGTTAAAAGAATGGGTTGGGTCAAGGAGATAGAACCTGTTTTTTTGGCGAGAACAAGGCCATGACTATATAGTTATCTGTATCTGTGGCTACGTAGTCGTAGTAGGTCCGCAATCCCCCTTGATAGCCTCGCAAATCTTTACTTGTATGGAAGAATTTCTCCGTCCTAGTTTCTAGAATCCTTGAGAGTGATCAACGAGAATTGAGTCTGTT carries:
- a CDS encoding hypothetical protein (SECRETED:SignalP(1-19)), whose amino-acid sequence is MKSGFLAFVLAAVAPLAVAAPFPPHGPPGGFFPPPPMNGTLPGVGPGGPGGPGGPGAGAPGAPGGPGGWLPVPPPMPPSPPVGGQPGSGLPTPPVVPTPPPVVPTPVPGAPVFTPPAAPIAPPPVAPEEPVVVPTPTPFARN